One part of the Chryseobacterium sp. 7 genome encodes these proteins:
- the accB gene encoding acetyl-CoA carboxylase biotin carboxyl carrier protein: MDIKDIQNLIKFVSKAEVSEVKYKTKDFEITIKTPLAGSDAVYAQPAVYHTAPQAAAAPAPVATPAAPATEKAEAASDDSKYVTIKSPMIGTFYRKPSPDKDVFANVGDEVSVGKVVCVIEAMKLFNQIESEISGKIVKILVDDATPVEYDQPLFLVDPS; this comes from the coding sequence ATGGACATTAAAGACATACAAAATCTTATTAAGTTTGTATCTAAAGCTGAAGTATCAGAGGTGAAGTACAAAACTAAAGATTTCGAAATCACTATTAAAACTCCATTAGCTGGAAGCGATGCTGTTTACGCACAACCTGCAGTATACCACACTGCTCCACAGGCAGCAGCTGCTCCGGCACCTGTTGCAACTCCAGCTGCTCCGGCTACAGAGAAAGCTGAAGCTGCATCTGATGACAGTAAATATGTAACCATCAAGTCTCCAATGATTGGTACTTTCTATAGAAAACCATCTCCTGATAAAGATGTATTTGCAAATGTAGGTGACGAAGTTTCTGTTGGTAAAGTAGTTTGCGTTATTGAAGCAATGAAACTATTCAACCAGATTGAATCTGAAATCAGTGGAAAAATCGTTAAGATTTTAGTTGACGATGCTACTCCTGTAGAGTATGACCAACCTTTATTCTTAGTAGATCCATCTTAA
- a CDS encoding YceD family protein: protein MDKLRNYDVSFSGLKNGKHEFRFEIDKTFFQLFDTEQEFTNPRIEVHVSLDKHTTFLEFEIKIKGLVELVCDITNENFDYPIENEIKILVNFGEEYDDSNEDVITIPSTEHAFNVAHLIYENVMLSIPMKKISPNVSDKDLEILDQFSPKDIEGNEEEEHESDPRWDALRKLKDNN from the coding sequence ATGGACAAGTTAAGAAACTATGACGTAAGCTTTTCCGGACTAAAAAACGGAAAACACGAGTTCAGGTTTGAGATAGATAAAACGTTCTTTCAATTATTTGACACTGAACAGGAATTTACAAATCCTAGAATAGAAGTACATGTATCTCTTGATAAGCATACTACTTTTTTAGAATTTGAGATAAAAATTAAAGGATTGGTAGAGTTGGTTTGTGACATTACAAACGAAAATTTCGACTATCCTATTGAGAATGAAATCAAGATTTTGGTGAATTTCGGGGAAGAATATGATGACAGCAATGAAGATGTCATTACCATTCCGAGTACAGAGCATGCCTTCAACGTAGCCCATTTGATCTACGAAAATGTAATGCTTTCTATCCCAATGAAAAAAATTTCACCGAATGTAAGTGATAAAGATCTTGAAATTCTTGATCAGTTCAGTCCTAAAGATATTGAGGGAAATGAAGAGGAAGAACATGAAAGTGATCCCCGATGGGATGCTTTAAGAAAGTTAAAAGACAATAATTAA
- a CDS encoding riboflavin synthase, which translates to MFTGIIEAVGVIEKIEEKGSNIDFTLTCPFTNELKIDQSLAHNGCCLTVVEIKDNQYVVTAINETLEKTNLGKWELGTVVNLERCMKMDGRLDGHIVQGHVDKTGEVVGIENKDGSYFITMKYENDGSFVTVPQGSITVNGISLTVAKSEDAQFSVAIIPYTWEFTNMKHLKIGDKVNLEFDIIGKYIARLIKK; encoded by the coding sequence ATGTTCACAGGAATTATTGAAGCAGTTGGTGTTATTGAGAAGATTGAAGAAAAAGGAAGCAATATAGATTTTACCTTGACATGCCCTTTCACAAACGAATTAAAAATTGATCAGAGTCTTGCGCATAACGGCTGCTGCCTTACTGTTGTTGAGATAAAAGACAACCAATATGTAGTAACCGCTATTAACGAAACTCTGGAAAAAACAAACCTTGGAAAATGGGAATTGGGTACCGTTGTAAATCTTGAGCGTTGCATGAAGATGGATGGAAGATTGGATGGTCACATTGTTCAGGGGCATGTGGATAAAACCGGTGAAGTAGTGGGAATTGAAAATAAAGACGGAAGTTATTTTATTACGATGAAATATGAGAATGACGGAAGTTTTGTAACTGTACCACAGGGTTCTATTACGGTAAACGGAATCAGTCTTACCGTGGCTAAAAGTGAGGATGCCCAGTTCTCTGTAGCCATTATTCCTTACACATGGGAATTTACCAATATGAAACATTTGAAAATTGGTGACAAAGTAAACCTGGAATTTGATATCATTGGTAAGTATATTGCTAGGTTAATTAAAAAGTAG
- a CDS encoding glycosyltransferase family 2 protein: MALSLAIITYNEEENIVRLLNSLADTADEIIIVDSFSTDKTKEICTQQYPQVKFFEKKFNGYGEQKNHALNLCSHEWVLFLDADEVPDEDMKRSIKKIISTENTEFNVYDAKFNNHLGIHLIKYGGWGNVYRERLFRKKYVKYSDDKVHEFLITDQKSGLLEGNLDHYTYKSIHHHVSKINKYSDMMAEKMFERGKKINRFKIIVSPIFEFIKVFIFKRGFLDGFPGFYIAKTMSYYTFLKYIKLYEKIRLVKMEIEKNRIK, encoded by the coding sequence ATGGCTCTTTCCCTTGCAATCATTACTTATAATGAAGAAGAAAACATCGTAAGGCTATTAAACTCTCTGGCAGACACAGCGGATGAAATTATTATTGTTGATAGCTTTTCTACAGATAAGACCAAAGAAATTTGCACTCAGCAATATCCTCAGGTAAAATTCTTTGAGAAAAAATTTAATGGGTATGGTGAACAAAAAAACCATGCCCTTAATTTATGCTCTCATGAATGGGTTCTGTTTCTGGATGCCGACGAAGTTCCTGATGAAGATATGAAAAGATCTATAAAGAAAATTATTTCTACAGAAAATACGGAATTCAATGTGTATGATGCAAAATTCAATAACCATCTTGGGATACACCTGATCAAATACGGAGGCTGGGGAAATGTGTACCGTGAAAGACTTTTCAGAAAAAAATACGTCAAATATTCTGATGATAAAGTACACGAATTTTTGATTACCGATCAGAAATCCGGACTTCTGGAAGGAAATCTGGATCACTACACCTATAAAAGCATTCACCATCATGTCTCAAAAATCAATAAATATTCTGATATGATGGCAGAAAAGATGTTTGAAAGAGGAAAAAAAATCAATAGATTCAAAATCATTGTAAGTCCTATTTTTGAATTTATCAAAGTATTCATCTTCAAACGAGGCTTTCTTGACGGATTTCCCGGATTTTACATTGCCAAAACGATGTCTTATTACACTTTTTTAAAATATATTAAACTGTATGAAAAAATAAGACTGGTGAAAATGGAAATAGAAAAAAATAGAATAAAATAG
- the pdxA gene encoding 4-hydroxythreonine-4-phosphate dehydrogenase PdxA — translation MSPKNHKVRVGISIGDFNGIGPEIIMKSLNDKTITDFFTPVIFGSGKLFTYQKNIFKLNLNFNYINEASQAQAGKLNMVNLTKENVNVELGVPTEESTKMAIDSLEAATEALMKGEIDVLVTAPINKDEMVKMGFKHAGHTGYFEEKFNKKGLMFLVTEDLKVAVSTHHIPIAQIAENISKEKIKKQIKVLNQTLIEDFYIQKPKIAVLGLNPHAGDGGVIGNEEIEIIIPAIKELSDNGILAFGPFPADSFFQPSKYKNFDAVLAMYHDQGLAPFKTLAYEEGVNYTAGLPFIRTSPDHGVAYDIAGKNVADEQSFTEAIFTAIKVFKNRSEYSELMNGRLQPRKMVVDNGIDEDLPDETEA, via the coding sequence ATGAGCCCAAAAAACCATAAAGTACGAGTAGGAATTTCAATAGGTGATTTCAACGGCATCGGCCCGGAGATCATCATGAAGTCTCTGAATGACAAAACCATTACAGATTTTTTCACTCCTGTAATTTTTGGTTCGGGAAAATTATTCACCTATCAGAAAAATATTTTTAAGCTAAATCTTAATTTCAACTACATTAACGAAGCTTCACAGGCTCAGGCAGGAAAACTGAATATGGTGAACCTTACCAAAGAAAACGTAAATGTAGAATTGGGAGTTCCTACGGAAGAATCTACGAAAATGGCGATAGATTCTCTGGAAGCAGCTACTGAAGCTTTAATGAAAGGAGAGATTGATGTTCTGGTAACTGCTCCTATCAACAAGGATGAAATGGTGAAAATGGGCTTCAAACATGCCGGACACACTGGATATTTTGAGGAGAAATTCAACAAAAAGGGACTGATGTTCCTTGTGACTGAAGATCTTAAAGTAGCCGTTTCTACGCACCATATCCCTATTGCACAGATTGCTGAAAATATTTCCAAGGAAAAAATAAAGAAGCAGATTAAAGTATTAAACCAAACATTGATAGAAGATTTCTATATTCAAAAGCCTAAAATTGCGGTGTTGGGATTAAATCCTCACGCAGGAGATGGCGGAGTTATCGGAAATGAAGAAATTGAAATCATCATCCCTGCTATCAAAGAACTTTCTGACAACGGAATATTGGCATTTGGTCCTTTCCCTGCAGACAGCTTCTTCCAGCCTAGCAAATACAAAAATTTCGATGCCGTTTTAGCAATGTATCATGATCAGGGATTAGCACCATTCAAAACACTCGCTTATGAAGAAGGGGTAAATTATACTGCAGGTCTTCCTTTTATCAGGACATCTCCGGATCACGGAGTAGCATATGATATTGCGGGAAAAAATGTAGCCGATGAACAGAGTTTTACAGAAGCTATCTTCACAGCAATTAAAGTTTTCAAGAACAGAAGTGAATACAGCGAACTGATGAACGGCCGCCTACAGCCAAGAAAAATGGTTGTAGACAACGGAATAGATGAAGATCTACCGGATGAAACTGAAGCATAA
- the rocD gene encoding ornithine--oxo-acid transaminase, translating into MSTAEQTKNSQYFIDLEDKHGAHNYHPLPVVLDRGEGVFVWDVEGKRYYDFLSAYSAVNQGHSHPKIVGALVEQAQKLALTSRAFYNSKLGEYEQKITTLFGFDKVLPMNSGAEAVETAVKLARKWSYEVKGIAENAAKIIVCENNFHGRTTTIVSFSNDPDANQNYGPFTPGFIKIPYNDIAALEDVLNREAGNIAAFLVEPIQGEAGVYVPDENFLKNASELCKKHNVLFIADEVQTGIARTGRLIACHHEDVQPDILILGKALSGGMYPVSAVLANDNIMNVIKPGQHGSTFGGNPIACAVAVAALDVVADEKLSERAEELGKLFRAEIEKLIEKTDLITKVRGKGLLNAILINDTPDSSTAWNLCLQLKENGLLAKPTHGNIIRLAPPLVITEEQLLDCVKIIEKTILEYK; encoded by the coding sequence ATGTCAACAGCAGAACAAACAAAAAACTCACAGTATTTTATTGACCTTGAAGACAAACACGGAGCACACAATTACCACCCTCTTCCAGTAGTTCTGGATCGTGGAGAAGGTGTTTTCGTTTGGGATGTTGAGGGCAAAAGGTATTATGATTTTCTTTCAGCATATTCTGCCGTGAACCAGGGGCACTCCCACCCTAAAATTGTAGGAGCTTTGGTAGAGCAGGCTCAAAAACTTGCTTTAACTTCAAGAGCATTCTACAATTCCAAATTAGGAGAATACGAACAGAAAATAACAACTCTTTTCGGATTTGATAAAGTTTTACCCATGAACTCCGGAGCGGAAGCTGTGGAAACGGCTGTAAAACTTGCCAGAAAATGGAGTTATGAAGTAAAAGGAATTGCAGAAAACGCAGCAAAAATTATCGTTTGTGAAAACAACTTCCATGGAAGAACCACAACCATTGTTTCTTTCTCTAATGATCCGGATGCTAATCAAAACTACGGACCTTTTACTCCTGGATTTATCAAAATTCCTTATAACGATATTGCAGCTTTGGAAGATGTTCTTAACAGAGAAGCAGGAAATATTGCAGCATTCCTTGTAGAACCTATTCAGGGAGAAGCAGGAGTATATGTTCCGGATGAAAACTTCCTTAAAAACGCCTCTGAACTATGTAAAAAACACAACGTTCTTTTCATTGCGGATGAAGTTCAGACGGGTATCGCAAGAACAGGAAGACTGATTGCCTGCCACCACGAAGACGTACAGCCGGATATTTTGATTTTAGGTAAAGCCCTTTCCGGAGGAATGTACCCTGTATCTGCTGTTTTAGCAAATGACAACATCATGAATGTTATTAAGCCTGGGCAACATGGTTCAACATTCGGAGGAAACCCTATTGCATGTGCAGTAGCCGTAGCAGCACTGGATGTAGTAGCAGACGAAAAACTATCTGAAAGAGCTGAAGAATTAGGAAAGCTTTTCAGAGCTGAAATTGAGAAGCTGATAGAAAAGACAGACCTTATTACCAAAGTAAGAGGAAAAGGACTTTTAAATGCTATCCTTATCAACGACACACCTGACAGTTCTACCGCATGGAATCTTTGCCTGCAATTAAAAGAAAACGGACTTCTGGCAAAACCTACACATGGTAATATCATCAGACTGGCACCGCCATTGGTAATTACTGAAGAGCAGCTACTGGATTGCGTGAAGATTATTGAAAAGACTATTCTCGAGTACAAATAA
- a CDS encoding sensor histidine kinase, which translates to MSINKYKGYSLRNRVFFGFLLVCFLSVVATSLVPYFVLRNNSMQQSNIDMQEKTNAVMRYLDYAVSQTLVETQDLPKVLGNKIFEIADINQHDIVIYDLKGDYLLSNKDEALIDQKTIPIEIVNRILATDARVDMVRYDTAKDAKLTSSYLLLKNNELEPVGIVYIPLYHNESAYLDVLHQYVKYILLVDIFLILFSIWISWVTSNSLAKTITKFSDMITRITLFENEMRPIRYYKNDELNALARAYNRMILQIQDQKERLRFKASEEAWREMAKQVAHEVKNPLTPMKLTIQNFERKFDPEDPNIKERVKQMSKTIVDQIDLIATVASAFSEFAKLPEKNNEVINLNTEVEDILRVFNDDSIFMHANKSNIMINMDRIYLSRIITNLVTNAKQAESDERKLIINVDVEQHQRRVIISVQDNGVGIPENMYERIFEPNFTSKSSGMGLGLSMVRKMIEDYKGEISVKSEVGKGSTFIITLPTNL; encoded by the coding sequence ATGTCAATTAATAAATATAAAGGATATAGCTTAAGGAACCGTGTGTTTTTTGGTTTCCTCCTGGTATGTTTTTTAAGTGTAGTGGCTACTTCACTTGTTCCATACTTTGTACTGAGAAATAACTCTATGCAGCAAAGTAATATTGACATGCAGGAGAAAACCAATGCTGTAATGCGGTATCTGGATTATGCCGTAAGCCAGACACTTGTAGAAACGCAGGACCTTCCGAAAGTTTTAGGAAACAAAATTTTTGAAATTGCGGATATCAATCAGCATGATATTGTTATCTATGATCTGAAAGGAGATTATCTGCTTTCCAATAAAGATGAAGCTTTAATAGATCAGAAAACCATTCCTATCGAGATTGTCAATAGAATTCTGGCGACCGATGCAAGAGTAGATATGGTAAGGTATGATACAGCTAAAGATGCTAAACTTACCTCTTCCTATCTTTTGCTGAAAAACAATGAGCTTGAGCCGGTAGGGATTGTTTATATTCCTTTATATCATAATGAATCTGCCTATCTGGATGTTCTTCACCAGTATGTAAAATATATTCTTTTAGTTGATATTTTCCTTATTTTATTCAGCATCTGGATCAGTTGGGTAACCTCTAACAGTCTGGCAAAGACCATTACGAAATTCTCTGATATGATTACCCGTATTACATTGTTTGAAAATGAAATGCGTCCTATCAGATATTATAAAAATGATGAGCTTAATGCTTTGGCAAGAGCTTATAACAGAATGATTCTCCAGATTCAGGATCAGAAAGAAAGGCTGAGGTTTAAAGCATCTGAAGAAGCATGGAGGGAAATGGCAAAGCAGGTGGCACATGAGGTGAAAAACCCATTGACTCCTATGAAATTGACCATTCAGAATTTTGAAAGAAAATTTGATCCGGAAGATCCGAATATCAAAGAGAGAGTAAAACAGATGAGTAAAACGATTGTGGATCAGATAGACCTGATTGCGACAGTAGCTTCAGCTTTCTCTGAATTTGCAAAGCTGCCCGAAAAAAATAATGAAGTGATCAACCTGAATACAGAAGTTGAAGATATTCTCCGCGTATTCAATGATGACAGCATTTTCATGCATGCCAATAAGAGTAATATTATGATCAACATGGATAGGATTTATCTTTCCAGGATTATAACCAACCTTGTTACCAATGCAAAACAGGCAGAAAGTGACGAAAGAAAACTCATCATCAATGTAGATGTGGAACAGCATCAGAGAAGAGTAATTATCTCTGTTCAGGATAACGGGGTCGGGATTCCTGAGAATATGTATGAGAGAATTTTTGAACCGAATTTCACTTCTAAAAGCAGTGGAATGGGGCTTGGCTTGTCTATGGTGAGAAAAATGATCGAAGATTATAAAGGGGAGATCTCTGTGAAATCAGAAGTAGGGAAGGGATCTACATTCATTATTACACTGCCTACCAATTTATAG
- the rpmF gene encoding 50S ribosomal protein L32 produces MAHPKRRQSSTRRDKRRTHYKAVVPQLAKDTTTGELHLYHRAHWHEGKLYYRGKVVLEKEVAATEEN; encoded by the coding sequence ATGGCACATCCAAAGAGAAGACAATCGTCCACAAGAAGAGATAAGAGAAGAACTCACTACAAAGCTGTAGTTCCTCAATTAGCTAAAGATACAACAACAGGAGAGCTTCACCTATACCACAGAGCTCACTGGCATGAAGGAAAACTTTACTACAGAGGTAAAGTAGTATTGGAAAAAGAAGTAGCTGCTACTGAAGAAAACTAA
- the accC gene encoding acetyl-CoA carboxylase biotin carboxylase subunit: protein MFKKILIANRGEIAMRILRTCKEMGIKTVAVYSTADKDSLHVRFADEAVCIGPAMSKDSYLKIPNIIAAAEITNADAIHPGYGFLSENANFSRICQKNGIKFIGASPEQIEKMGDKANAKATMKAAGVPCVPGSDGLIESYEHAVKVAEETGYPVMIKATAGGGGKGMRAVWKAEDLKDHWESAIQEAVAAFGNGGMYMEKLIEEPRHIEIQVAGDQFGKACHLSERDCSVQRRNQKLTEETPSPFMTDELREKMGDAAVKAAEFIGYEGVGTIEFLVDKHRNFYFMEMNTRIQVEHPITEQVIDYDLIREQILLAAGTPISGINYYPKLHSIECRINAEDPYADFRPSPGKITGLNIPGGHGIRVDTHVYSGYSIPSNYDSMIAKLITTAQTREEAIAKMRRALEEFYIEGVKTTIPFHRQLMDNEDYLAGNYTTKFMEDFVMDRKYDNH from the coding sequence ATGTTCAAAAAAATATTAATAGCCAATCGTGGCGAAATTGCAATGCGTATTTTACGTACTTGTAAAGAAATGGGGATCAAAACCGTTGCAGTATATTCTACTGCTGATAAAGACAGTCTTCACGTAAGATTTGCTGACGAAGCGGTATGTATTGGCCCTGCAATGAGTAAAGACTCATATCTTAAAATCCCTAACATTATTGCTGCTGCGGAAATTACCAATGCTGATGCCATTCACCCAGGTTACGGATTCTTATCTGAAAATGCTAACTTCTCAAGAATCTGCCAGAAGAACGGGATCAAATTTATTGGTGCTTCTCCTGAACAGATTGAAAAAATGGGAGATAAAGCGAATGCTAAAGCTACCATGAAAGCAGCTGGTGTACCATGTGTACCAGGTTCTGACGGATTAATCGAATCTTATGAGCATGCTGTAAAAGTAGCTGAAGAAACAGGATACCCTGTAATGATTAAAGCTACTGCCGGTGGTGGTGGAAAAGGGATGAGAGCCGTTTGGAAAGCTGAAGACCTTAAAGATCACTGGGAGTCTGCCATTCAGGAAGCTGTAGCTGCCTTTGGAAATGGAGGTATGTATATGGAAAAACTGATTGAAGAACCTAGACACATCGAAATTCAGGTTGCTGGTGACCAATTTGGTAAAGCTTGCCACCTTTCAGAAAGAGACTGTTCTGTACAGAGAAGAAACCAGAAACTAACTGAAGAAACACCTTCTCCGTTCATGACAGATGAACTTCGTGAGAAAATGGGTGACGCTGCTGTAAAAGCTGCTGAATTTATTGGGTATGAAGGTGTAGGAACTATCGAATTCCTTGTAGACAAGCACAGAAATTTCTATTTCATGGAAATGAATACAAGAATCCAGGTAGAGCACCCTATTACGGAACAGGTAATTGATTATGACCTGATCAGAGAACAAATTCTTCTTGCTGCAGGAACTCCTATCTCAGGAATCAACTACTACCCGAAATTGCACTCAATCGAGTGTAGAATTAACGCAGAAGATCCTTATGCAGACTTCAGACCGTCTCCGGGAAAAATTACAGGATTAAACATCCCTGGTGGACACGGAATCAGAGTAGATACGCACGTGTATTCCGGATACAGTATCCCTTCTAACTACGACTCTATGATTGCTAAGCTTATCACTACGGCTCAGACCCGTGAAGAAGCTATTGCTAAAATGAGACGTGCCCTTGAGGAATTCTATATTGAAGGAGTAAAAACTACCATTCCTTTCCACAGACAGCTGATGGATAATGAAGATTATCTTGCAGGAAACTATACTACAAAATTCATGGAAGATTTTGTAATGGATAGAAAATATGATAATCACTAA